The region GAAGGTATTGCAAATGTAGATATAATATTGGAAGAGGATTTATTTTATAATGTATTAAAAGAGTTAACTGGCTATGTAATTGAAGGTGAGTATCAACTACTAGGTCTAATTTCAAAATTATCTAAAGGGAAAAATGAATATGACAAGATTTCTAAGGCACTAAATGAAGCAAAAGAAGTAGGATATGGGTTAGTAAGTCCAAGCTTAGAAGAATTAGAGCTAGCAGAACCTGAAATATACAGGCAGGGAAATAGATTTGGTGTGAAATTGAAAGCAAAAGCTCCTTCTCTTCATTTCATGCGTTGCGATATAACAACTGAAGTCTCTCCTCTCATAGGAACAGAAAAACAAAGTGAAGAGTTAGTTAAGTATTTCTTAGATGAATTTGAAGGAGATCCATCAAAGATATGGGAATCAAACTTATTTGGGAAATCGTTATATGATTTGGTAAACGAACAATTACAAGGAAAAGTGAATATGATGCCAGAAGATGCTAGACAAAAAATGAGAAAGACTCTAGAGAGAATAATTAACGATGGCAGTGGCGGTTTAATTTGTATAATAATTTAAAAGAGGGTAGATTTTCTACCCTCTTTTAATATGGTCGGAATGACTGGATTTGAACCAGCGGCCCCTTGACCCCCAGTCAAGTGCGCTACCAAACTGCGCTACATCCCGATTCTATTATTATATTTACTTAGATTATTATATATTATTGAAAACACTTTGTAAAGTGGCTTTAAGTAATTAAAGGGTTATGATATACTAAATAGTAAGTATCACTAAATTTAACATGGGGGTATTTATTTGATTGTATATTTTAAATATTTTATTATAATGATTTTCATTACTAGTGTAATCGGATATATATTTACAGTATTTAGAGAAAAAATATATTTAAAGAATCATATGATAGTTATAAATAAAAAATCTGTAACGCAGGAACACTTAAACGAAGCAGATTTAAAGGAGTTTGTTTTTGATGGAAACAGAGTGAAGTCTGGAGATGAAGTAAAAGTTGTTCTTAGAGATAAAAAGAAGCTAGAAGGTATTATTATTGGAGCAAAGAGGAAGGAAAAAGCTATTATATTAGTTACTCATGCTGATGAAGTAAAAAAACTTAAAATTGATAACATTATTAAGTTCAAAATAATAAGTAAGTATGGTAAGTTTTTTAAAAAAAGTGTACTTTAATTGAAGGAATTTTAATATTTACAGAGAATAAGTTATAGATAACTATTAAATTGATAAGGATGGTAAATATGTCTAAGGAAGAAAGAGATAAAAAGAGACAAAAGAAAAGAAAACTAAGAGCTTTTTTCATATCTTTTGTCTTAATCTACTTACTTTTTAGAAGTGTCCCTGTGCTCTATGCTTCAAATATTAAGACTACTCTTGTAGAAAAAGGTTCTATAGAAGAGTCTATAGACTTAAAAGCTGTGATTATTAGAAATGAAAGATTATATAAATCTGATGGGGAAGGTAAGATAAACATATTAAAAGACGAAGGAGAAAGAGTAAAAGTAGGGGCTAAGATAGCAGAAGTAACATTAGACAGTGATCAATCTGCCTTAAAAACTAAACTTAATGAAGTTAACGAAAAGATTGATTCTATTGAAAAAATTAATAAAGAAAACAAAATAAACGACGATACCAAGAAAGCTATTCAAAACACAGAAGAATTATTAGAAAAGATACAACAAAAAGTTGCTGAGGGAGATTATGATGAAGTCAATTCTTTAAAAGAACAACTATATGCTTCAATGGGCAAACAAGCTGTTGTTTCAGGTGATGATACTTTAGCAAATCAATCTTTAGAGCAATTAAATATAGAAAAAGAAAGATTGATTAAAGAGATTAAAAACAATACCATTAATTATTTTTCCCAAGAAGCAGGTATTGTCAGTTTTAAAATTGATGGATTAGAAGAAGTTTTTAATGGTAAAAATATAAATGAATATTCTATTGATGATATGAAAAAAGCAGAAGAAAAGATACGTAAGATTGAAAAAGGGGACAAAGTAGGTGTAGGAGATACCATTTTTAAAATAATGGATAATTATAATTGGTACATAATGGCTGCAACTGATGAAGCAAAAAAATTAGATGGTTTAGAAAAAGGAAATTTTGTTACTTTTGTTATTAACAATAATGATAAGCCGATTAGAGGAAGATTAGTTAAAGTGCAATCTAACAAAGGACAAGCTTTTATTGTTGTAAAGTTTGATAAATTTTTCCATGATTATTATGATTTGAGAAATGTAGATGTTAAAATTATAAAATCAAGTAATGAAGGATTAAAAATACCTTTAAAAGCTATATCTGAAAAAGAAGGAATAAGTGGTGTTTACATCAAAGATACAAGTGGAATAATTAAATTTAGGCCAATTAAAATATTAGGGCAAAACGATGATTTTGCAATAGTTTCTAAAGGTGATAGTAATAGTTATATAGATGCAAAAGGAAGTGATAAAAAAGTAAGGACAGTTAAACTATTTGATGAAATCCTTTTAAGTGGTGGAAAAGTTAAAGAAGGACAAATAGTAGATTGACAACGGAGGTGTTTAAAATAGTTATTAAAGAAAATCTTTCTAGAATACAAGAAAATATTGAAAAAGCATTGATAAGATCTGGCAGGATGAAAGATGAGGTAACCTTAATTGCTGTAACTAAAACTGTAGAAGCAGATGTTATGAATGAAGCTATTAGTTTAGGAATTGACAATATTGGAGAGAATAAAGTACAAGAGATAAATAGAAAATATGATAGCATAGATAAAAATGTAAATTGGCATATGATTGGACATCTTCAAAGCAATAAAGTTAAATATATTATAGACAAGGTTAGCTTAATACATTCATTAGACAGACTTTCATTGGCAAAGGAAATTGATAAGAGAGCAAAATCAGATAATTTAATTAAAGATGTACTTATACAAGTAAATGTGGCAGAAGAAGAAAGTAAATATGGATTAAAAGTAGAAAAGGTAATGCCATTTATTGAATCTGTTTTAGAGTTTGAAAATATCAGGATAAAAGGACTAATGACTATGGCTCCTTTTGCTAAAGATCCAGAAGAAGTTAGATTTGTTTTCAGAGACCTAAGGAAATTAGGTCTTGAAATAGAAAAAAGACATTATGAAAATGTAGAAATGAAGTATTTTTCAATGGGTATGACTAATGATTATGAAGTAGCCATTGAAGAAGGAGCAAACATGTTAAGAATTGGAACAGCATTATTTGGTAAAAGAATATATTAGGGGGGAATGTTATGTCAGCTTTTTTAAACAAGTTTAAGTATTTTATGGGTCTTGAAGATTATGAAGAAGACTACGAAGAAGAGTATGAAGAGGATTATGAAGATGAAGAGGATTTAGATGTACCTAAATCAGTAAGATTAAACAATAAAGTTGTAAGTATTCATAACAATATGAATATGAAACTAGTGGTACATGAACCATTAAATTATGAAGATGCACCAAAGATAATTGATGACTTGAAAATGAGAAAAACAGTTGTAATCAACCTAGAAAACTTGGAATTAGAAACAAAAAAACAAATATTTGATTTTGTTAGTGGTGGTATTTATGCTATTGAAGGAAATATTCATAAAGTAACAAAAGATATTTTTGTTTTAGCTCCAAACAATGTTGAAATTGATGGAAGACTTAAAGATGATATTAAGAGTAAAGGTTTGTTTTCTTGGTAAAATATGAAATATAAGAGGGTAGTTGAATGACAGTTTTATTTACAGCTTTAAATATTCTATTTAATTTAATAGAATTATTTATACTAGTTAGAATTATATTATCTTATATACCAATTAATATGAATAATTTTTTTGGCAAGTTTATTTATAGCATGACAGAACCAATTTTAAGTCCTTGTAGAGAACTATTATATAAATTAGGCTTAGATATAGGTCTTATAGATTTTTCACCACTTCTTGCCGTGTTATTTTTGAGGGTAGCAAGGTATATAATTATTAGCATAATTTTTTAATGATGGTGATTATATGTTTTATGATAAAGAAAAGTACATTGCACATATAAAAGATGCTGAACAGGTATTAAATATGAGGAGAATTTTAGATAAAATAGAGATAGTTTATAATACACATCAGATACAAAGTACAAACTTTTTAAACCCCTATGAATGTAGACTTGCCAAATCAATATTAAACAGATTTGATCAAGTTTCATATGTAGAAGATGGTGGTTTTACCAAAGCTGAAAGAAAAGTAATTGTAATTTATCCTGAGTACAAATCTTTTTATTTAGAAGACTGCCCTATCACTCCGATATCTATTACTGGGAATATAAATGGACTTAAACATAGTGATTTTTTGGGGTCTATATTAAGTTTAGGTATAACAAGAGAAAAAGTTGGGGATATTTTAATACATGAGGATAATGTTCAAGTAATAACAGATAATGGCATATCAGATTTTATAGTTTTGAATTTAAATAAGGTTAAAAACAGTAATGTTAAAGTTAAAACTATTAATAGAGATGATCTAAGAGAAGGAAAAGTTGATTTTAAAGAAATTACCTTTACTCTTCCTTCTCTTAGATTAGATAGTATTATAAGTAAGGTTTATAATATATCGAGGAATGATAGTATAAATATTATCAAAAATAGAAGAGTAAAGGTGAATTGGGAGCCAATAGAAAAGGCTCATTTTGAAGTAGAAGAAGGAGATATTATATCTGTGAGAGGATATGGAAGATTTAAACTTTATTCAATTTTACATAGAACAAAAAAAGATAGAATAAAGGTTATGACTAGAATACTTTTATAAATGGAGTGAAAGAAATGCTTACACCATTAGATATTCAAAACAAAGAATTTAATAAGTCCTTTAGAGGATACAAAGAAACAGATGTTGATAGTTTTTTAGATGAAATCATCGTAGATTATGAAAATCTTTATAAAGAAAATATTGAATTAAAAGACAAGATTAGTATTTTAACAGATCAATTAAAACAGTACAATAATTTAGAAGATACACTTAAAAATACTTTAGTTATAGCTCAGGGAACAGCAGAGGAAGTAACTAATACAGCAAAACAAAAATCAGAATTAATAATAATGGAAGCTGAAAGTAAAGCAAGAAGAATAATTGAAGATGCTCATGATGAGGTTATTAATATTCAAAAAGAATATGAAAATTTGAGAAAAGAGATCTATGTTTTTAAGACTAAGTTTAAATCATTAATAGAGGGCCAGCTTACTTCACTTGAGAGTTATTATGAAGAAATTGAGAAGGCATCTACAAATGATTTAATAGATGAAGTTATTGTTGATGAAAATACAGATGATGTAGATGACTTAGGGGCATAGCCTCTTTTTTTTTGCTCCTTGACAGAAGCAACAAAATATAATAAATATTATATGTGGTATTAATATTTTGGAGGAAGGTAAATGACAAAGAACATAAAATTAGATAATGATACGACTATTGGAAATAAGGACTTTAATATAATGGCAGGTCCATGCGCAGTAGAAAGTGAAGAACAAATGGATAGAATAGGGAAATTCTTAAGTTCTATTGGTATAAAGATTTTAAGGGGTGGTGCTTTTAAGCCTCGAACTAATCCAAATACTTTTCAAGGTTTAGAGTATGATGGACTTAAAATATTGAAAGCCATAAAAGAAAAATATGGGCTTTTAGTAGTTTCTGAGATTATGGACCCAAGAGATGTGGAATTAGGATGTGAATATATAGATATAATTCAGATAGGTTCTAGAAATATGCAGAACTTTGCTCTGTTAAAAGAAGTTGGTAGTGTTAAAAAACCTGTACTTTTAAAAAGAGGTATGAGTGCAACTATTGAAGAATGGCTTATGGCTGCTGAGTATATTAGACTTGAAGGAAATGAAGATATTATACTTTGTGAAAGAGGAATAAGAACTTTTTCGGACTATACAAGAAATACATTAGATTTAGTAAGTGTACCAATAATTAAGAACTTATCAGAATATCCAATAATTATAGATCCAAGTCATGGGACAGGTAGGCGTGAACTTATAATACCTGCAACAAAGGCAGCATTAGCTATTGGGGCAGATGGGATAATCGTTGAAGTCCATCCAGAACCATCAAAAGCTCTTTCTGATGGTGATCAATCTTTAGATTTTGATGGTTTTAAGGTATTAGTAGATGAAATTGAAAAATTAAAAGTCCATTTTTATTAGAATGTAAACTAAAACTCTTATATCCATATTATGTATTAAGAATATAGATATAGGAGGTTTTTTTATGGACAAAATAAAGTATGATGATTATTTGTTATTATTTTTCTTAATACTTTTGTGGATATGGGAGGCTAAACTGTCACGAGATAGTGCATTATTGTTTTTATTATTATTGTCATTTTATATATTTTAAGGCATTAAAAGCATAGCATTAATAAGATATAAATGGGAATATTATCACTGAGGGGAGTCATGTGAGAAAAGAAAAAGATATTAATAAAAAAATTGATGAAATAGCATTAGCTTTAGAAAAAACTAAAATAACTGAATATGTTGATTTAATAAACAATAGAAAAAGACTATTATATGTAAATTTTGTTCAAGGATTAGCAAGAGGATTTGGTATGGCCATAGGTTTTACATTGTTAGGAGCTCTATTTTTATATTTGATGCAACAAATAATAAAATTAAACTTGCCACT is a window of Anaerosalibacter sp. Marseille-P3206 DNA encoding:
- a CDS encoding YlmH family RNA-binding protein, which gives rise to MFYDKEKYIAHIKDAEQVLNMRRILDKIEIVYNTHQIQSTNFLNPYECRLAKSILNRFDQVSYVEDGGFTKAERKVIVIYPEYKSFYLEDCPITPISITGNINGLKHSDFLGSILSLGITREKVGDILIHEDNVQVITDNGISDFIVLNLNKVKNSNVKVKTINRDDLREGKVDFKEITFTLPSLRLDSIISKVYNISRNDSINIIKNRRVKVNWEPIEKAHFEVEEGDIISVRGYGRFKLYSILHRTKKDRIKVMTRILL
- a CDS encoding DivIVA domain-containing protein; translated protein: MLTPLDIQNKEFNKSFRGYKETDVDSFLDEIIVDYENLYKENIELKDKISILTDQLKQYNNLEDTLKNTLVIAQGTAEEVTNTAKQKSELIIMEAESKARRIIEDAHDEVINIQKEYENLRKEIYVFKTKFKSLIEGQLTSLESYYEEIEKASTNDLIDEVIVDENTDDVDDLGA
- a CDS encoding cell division protein SepF — translated: MSAFLNKFKYFMGLEDYEEDYEEEYEEDYEDEEDLDVPKSVRLNNKVVSIHNNMNMKLVVHEPLNYEDAPKIIDDLKMRKTVVINLENLELETKKQIFDFVSGGIYAIEGNIHKVTKDIFVLAPNNVEIDGRLKDDIKSKGLFSW
- a CDS encoding DUF5665 domain-containing protein encodes the protein MRKEKDINKKIDEIALALEKTKITEYVDLINNRKRLLYVNFVQGLARGFGMAIGFTLLGALFLYLMQQIIKLNLPLIGDFITEIVKIVQENL
- a CDS encoding YggS family pyridoxal phosphate-dependent enzyme, with amino-acid sequence MVIKENLSRIQENIEKALIRSGRMKDEVTLIAVTKTVEADVMNEAISLGIDNIGENKVQEINRKYDSIDKNVNWHMIGHLQSNKVKYIIDKVSLIHSLDRLSLAKEIDKRAKSDNLIKDVLIQVNVAEEESKYGLKVEKVMPFIESVLEFENIRIKGLMTMAPFAKDPEEVRFVFRDLRKLGLEIEKRHYENVEMKYFSMGMTNDYEVAIEEGANMLRIGTALFGKRIY
- a CDS encoding bifunctional 3-deoxy-7-phosphoheptulonate synthase/chorismate mutase — translated: MTKNIKLDNDTTIGNKDFNIMAGPCAVESEEQMDRIGKFLSSIGIKILRGGAFKPRTNPNTFQGLEYDGLKILKAIKEKYGLLVVSEIMDPRDVELGCEYIDIIQIGSRNMQNFALLKEVGSVKKPVLLKRGMSATIEEWLMAAEYIRLEGNEDIILCERGIRTFSDYTRNTLDLVSVPIIKNLSEYPIIIDPSHGTGRRELIIPATKAALAIGADGIIVEVHPEPSKALSDGDQSLDFDGFKVLVDEIEKLKVHFY
- a CDS encoding YggT family protein; protein product: MTVLFTALNILFNLIELFILVRIILSYIPINMNNFFGKFIYSMTEPILSPCRELLYKLGLDIGLIDFSPLLAVLFLRVARYIIISIIF
- a CDS encoding HlyD family efflux transporter periplasmic adaptor subunit; its protein translation is MSKEERDKKRQKKRKLRAFFISFVLIYLLFRSVPVLYASNIKTTLVEKGSIEESIDLKAVIIRNERLYKSDGEGKINILKDEGERVKVGAKIAEVTLDSDQSALKTKLNEVNEKIDSIEKINKENKINDDTKKAIQNTEELLEKIQQKVAEGDYDEVNSLKEQLYASMGKQAVVSGDDTLANQSLEQLNIEKERLIKEIKNNTINYFSQEAGIVSFKIDGLEEVFNGKNINEYSIDDMKKAEEKIRKIEKGDKVGVGDTIFKIMDNYNWYIMAATDEAKKLDGLEKGNFVTFVINNNDKPIRGRLVKVQSNKGQAFIVVKFDKFFHDYYDLRNVDVKIIKSSNEGLKIPLKAISEKEGISGVYIKDTSGIIKFRPIKILGQNDDFAIVSKGDSNSYIDAKGSDKKVRTVKLFDEILLSGGKVKEGQIVD